A portion of the Candidatus Cloacimonadota bacterium genome contains these proteins:
- a CDS encoding KpsF/GutQ family sugar-phosphate isomerase — MSIVDNIKEELLKEASAITTVAEELDQTQLEHAFSLLRNCKGKVVVTGIGKAGIIARKISATLASTGTSSIFLHAAEGIHGDLGMLSTMDVVMAISNSGNTSEMLAIIPFIKFIGIPLISLTGNPDSQLAKASDAVLCTKVDSDLEPLGMVPTSSTTVALALGDALAIALLKDKNFSLNDFARFHPGGAIGKRLLLKVKDLMHYGDALPRVHEDTLMSETILEMTGKKLGCTVVENEQGYMTGIITDGDLRRQLQIKGDELLRHCAVECMTKSPKHSFAEVLAVSALAMMEQHSITMLPIVDDEGKAVGILHMHDLIRAGVV, encoded by the coding sequence ATGAGCATCGTTGATAACATCAAAGAAGAACTCTTGAAAGAAGCTTCCGCCATCACTACGGTGGCGGAAGAGCTTGATCAGACACAACTGGAACACGCCTTTTCTTTGTTGCGAAACTGTAAGGGCAAAGTGGTGGTAACGGGAATCGGTAAAGCAGGCATCATTGCTCGCAAAATATCCGCTACTTTGGCCAGCACAGGCACAAGCTCCATCTTTCTGCATGCTGCAGAAGGAATTCACGGAGATTTGGGCATGCTATCAACCATGGATGTGGTAATGGCCATATCAAACAGCGGGAACACATCGGAGATGCTGGCGATAATTCCGTTTATTAAGTTCATCGGAATTCCGCTAATCAGCCTCACCGGCAATCCGGATTCTCAATTGGCAAAAGCATCTGATGCCGTGCTCTGCACAAAAGTGGATTCCGATTTAGAACCACTGGGGATGGTTCCCACTTCCAGCACCACCGTGGCCTTAGCGCTGGGGGATGCTCTCGCTATTGCCCTACTGAAAGATAAGAATTTCTCTCTGAACGATTTTGCCCGCTTTCATCCCGGAGGAGCTATCGGCAAGCGTCTGCTGCTGAAAGTAAAAGATTTGATGCATTATGGAGATGCTTTACCCCGGGTACACGAAGATACTCTGATGAGCGAAACCATCCTGGAGATGACCGGTAAGAAGCTGGGATGCACAGTTGTCGAGAATGAACAGGGGTATATGACCGGTATCATTACGGATGGAGATCTACGTAGGCAATTGCAAATCAAAGGCGATGAATTGTTACGCCATTGTGCTGTTGAATGCATGACCAAGAGTCCCAAACATAGCTTTGCCGAAGTGTTGGCAGTAAGTGCTTTGGCAATGATGGAACAACACTCCATTACCATGCTGCCAATAGTGGACGATGAAGGCAAAGCTGTCGGTATCCTTCACATGCACGATCTTATCCGCGCCGGAGTAGTATAA
- the thrS gene encoding threonine--tRNA ligase — protein MAVIISLPDGSKREYPSAISALQVVNDISPRLADAALAAEINHKLCDIDTMIESDAELLIHTFRTEQGKELYWHSTAHLMAQAVKQLWPEVQVTIGPAIEQGFYYDFDREESFSDEELLKIEDRMKELSALDLPYHRKELSKAEAMEIFKGMNEHYKVEILEDIPDDQVISTYSQGDFIDLCRGPHIPSTGKIKAVKLLKSSGAYWRGDEKNKMLKRIYGISFPSNKELKEYLHFLEEAAKRDHRKLGRDLDLFSISEEVGAGLVLWHPNGAMIRHLIEAYWKDAHLKNGYKLVYSPHVGRSNLWQTSGHLGFYKENMYSNMDVEGQDYYIKPMNCPFHLSIYNANHHSYRELPVRLAELGTVYRYERSGVLHGLMRVRGFTQDDAHIICTPDQVSDEVEKLIVFSLNMLKSFGFQEFMIFLSTKPEASVGEVSDWDMATESLKASLNKLGLEFSVDEGGGAFYGPKIDIKIKDAIGRAWQCTTIQFDFNLPERFDMQYIGADNQAHRPYMIHRAVLGSVERFFATLLEYHGGNLPLWLAPVQIMILPITDAQLEYAKSIQDKMQAEGFRCEIDIRSEKIGYKIREAELKKIPYMCIIGKKEAEEGTLTLRRHTQGDLGAMDYSHALDQIKKEL, from the coding sequence ATGGCCGTAATCATAAGTCTTCCGGATGGAAGCAAACGAGAGTACCCGTCTGCAATTAGCGCCTTGCAAGTGGTTAATGACATCAGTCCCCGCTTGGCGGATGCCGCATTAGCAGCAGAAATTAACCACAAATTGTGTGATATAGACACCATGATAGAAAGCGATGCCGAACTTTTGATCCATACTTTTAGAACCGAACAAGGTAAAGAGCTGTATTGGCACAGCACCGCTCACTTGATGGCTCAAGCTGTAAAGCAGCTCTGGCCCGAGGTTCAAGTAACCATAGGCCCGGCCATCGAACAAGGCTTTTACTACGATTTTGACCGCGAGGAGTCCTTTAGCGACGAAGAACTATTGAAGATTGAAGATCGCATGAAGGAACTGAGCGCACTAGATCTGCCATACCATCGCAAAGAGCTAAGCAAAGCAGAAGCCATGGAAATCTTCAAAGGTATGAATGAGCATTACAAAGTAGAGATCCTGGAAGACATTCCTGATGACCAGGTGATTAGCACTTACAGTCAGGGAGACTTCATTGATCTCTGCAGAGGACCACATATCCCCTCGACAGGTAAAATCAAAGCAGTAAAGCTGTTGAAGAGTTCTGGAGCATATTGGCGCGGCGATGAAAAGAACAAAATGCTGAAGCGCATTTATGGTATCAGCTTTCCCAGTAACAAAGAACTGAAAGAGTACTTGCATTTTTTGGAAGAAGCTGCCAAACGAGACCACCGAAAGCTGGGTAGGGATCTGGATCTATTCTCCATAAGCGAAGAAGTGGGTGCAGGCTTGGTGCTCTGGCATCCCAATGGAGCAATGATTCGCCATCTCATTGAAGCCTATTGGAAAGATGCTCATCTGAAGAACGGTTACAAATTGGTATATTCTCCCCATGTAGGTCGTAGTAATCTATGGCAGACCAGCGGTCACTTGGGATTTTATAAAGAAAACATGTATTCAAACATGGATGTGGAAGGTCAGGATTATTACATAAAGCCGATGAACTGCCCCTTTCACCTGAGTATATACAATGCCAATCATCACAGCTATCGTGAATTACCTGTACGACTTGCAGAATTGGGTACTGTGTATCGTTATGAAAGAAGCGGTGTATTACATGGCCTGATGCGCGTTCGCGGCTTTACTCAGGACGATGCTCACATTATCTGTACTCCAGATCAAGTAAGCGATGAAGTTGAAAAATTGATAGTATTCTCTCTGAATATGCTCAAGAGTTTTGGTTTTCAAGAGTTTATGATCTTTCTCTCCACCAAGCCGGAAGCCTCTGTGGGAGAGGTTTCGGATTGGGATATGGCAACCGAGAGTTTGAAGGCTTCTCTGAACAAGTTGGGTTTGGAATTTAGTGTTGATGAAGGTGGCGGTGCCTTCTACGGTCCCAAGATAGATATCAAGATCAAAGATGCTATCGGTAGAGCTTGGCAATGTACTACCATCCAGTTTGATTTCAACCTACCGGAACGCTTTGATATGCAATATATAGGCGCAGACAATCAAGCACATAGGCCATACATGATTCACCGGGCGGTATTGGGCTCGGTGGAGCGTTTCTTTGCCACTCTTCTGGAGTATCACGGAGGCAATCTACCTTTGTGGTTGGCTCCGGTGCAGATAATGATCCTACCGATCACTGATGCCCAATTGGAGTATGCCAAGAGTATTCAGGACAAGATGCAGGCCGAAGGTTTTCGTTGCGAAATAGATATTCGAAGTGAGAAGATAGGATACAAAATCCGCGAAGCTGAGCTGAAGAAGATCCCCTATATGTGTATCATCGGGAAGAAAGAAGCCGAAGAGGGAACTCTCACTTTACGGCGGCACACTCAAGGCGATTTGGGAGCAATGGATTATTCCCACGCGCTTGATCAGATCAAGAAAGAATTATGA